In one Culex quinquefasciatus strain JHB chromosome 2, VPISU_Cqui_1.0_pri_paternal, whole genome shotgun sequence genomic region, the following are encoded:
- the LOC6034518 gene encoding cytochrome P450 6a2, with amino-acid sequence MSLVLVVLLVTVLLLCIGYVKHKYSYWARQNAPFIEPQFPYGNFKDSNKTSIADLSIQQYNAMKDCGSFFGLYFFLQPLLMITDLDLIKTIFIKDFNFFPDRGIYHNERDEPLSGHLFSIEGNKWRSLRTRLTPTFTSGKMKMMFPTLKAVGDNFAEYLANMVGSGAEIEVKDGVARFTTDVIGSCAFGIECNTFLEPKSQFREFGIQVFDDPLHSGMVRMFLRLFPELGRKLRIKVFREEAAKFFHKLVADTIAYRETNSVERNDFMSLLIAMKNKGDLTLDETAAQSFIFFLAGFETSSSNQTYCLYELAFKPEYQEKARACVLKAMEKHGGLTYEAVNDMQYLDQCINETLRLYPSVPVLERKTFQDYRIPNTDVIIPKGMKVQIPVFAIQRDEQYYPNPTVFNPDRFHPDEMAKRHMCTFLSFGEGPRICIGLRFGMLQSRVGLATVLSKYRISPCSRTAIPLEFSVKSGVLQPKEGLWLKVEPL; translated from the exons ATGTCTCTCGTGTTAGTTGTACTGCTCGTAACAGTTCTGCTGCTTTGCATAGGTTATGTGAAGCACAAGTACTCGTACTGGGCTCGCCAGAATGCCCCGTTTATCGAGCCACAGTTTCCGTATGGGAACTTCAAGGATAGCAACAAAACATCGATCGCCGACTTGTCGATTCAGCAGTACAACGCAATGAAGGATTGTGGCTCGTTTTTTGGACTGTACTTCTTTCTCCAACCTCTGTTGATGATCACCGATTTGGACCTGATTAAGACGATCTTCATCAAGGACTTTAACTTCTTTCCCGATCGTGGAATATACCACAACGAAAGAGATGAACCGCTTAGTGGACACCTGTTCAGCATCGAAGGTAACAAGTGGCGATCGCTGCGAACTCGACTTACGCCAACGTTCACCTCGGGCAAGATGAAGATGATGTTCCCCACTTTGAAGGCTGTTGGAGATAACTTTGCTGAGTATCTGGCAAATATGGTCGGAAGTGGCGCCGAGATTGAAGTGAAGGACGGTGTGGCACGATTCACCACGGATGTGATTGGGAGTTGTGCCTTTGGCATCGAGTGTAACACGTTTCTGGAACCAAAGAGTCAATTTAGAGAATTCGGCATTCAGGTATTCGACGATCCTCTACATTCGGGAATGGTTCGGATGTTTTTGAGGCTGTTTCCTGAGTTGGGCAGGAAGCTCCGAATCAAAGTGTTTAGAGAGGAAGCGGCCAAGTTTTTCCACAAACTTGTAGCCGACACGATCGCGTACAGAGAGACGAACTCGGTGGAGCGGAACGATTTCATGAGCTTGCTGATTGCAATGAAAAACAAAGGGGATCTTACGCTGGATGAGACTGCTGCGCAGTCGTTTATCTTCTTTTTGGCTGGATTTGAGACGTCTTCTTCAAATCAGACTTACTGTTTGTACGAGTTAGCATTTAAGCCAGAATATCAAGAAAAGGCAAGAGCATGTGTTTTGAAAGCAATGGAGAAGCATGGTGGACTAACGTACGAGGCAGTTAACGATATGCAGTACTTGGATCAGTGCATTAATG AAACCCTCCGTCTGTACCCTTCCGTACCGGTTTTGGAGCGGAAAACCTTCCAAGACTATCGGATTCCAAATACTGACGTAATCATCCCGAAGGGTATGAAGGTGCAAATCCCGGTGTTTGCCATCCAACGTGACGAGCAGTACTATCCGAATCCAACGGTGTTCAACCCGGATCGATTCCACCCCGATGAGATGGCCAAACGGCACATGTGTACTTTCTTGTCGTTCGGTGAGGGACCACGGATCTGTATTGGATTGCGTTTTGGAATGCTTCAATCCAGAGTCGGACTTGCGACGGTGCTGAGCAAGTATCGGATTAGTCCGTGCTCGCGGACCGCCATACCGTTGGAGTTCTCAGTTAAATCGGGTGTGCTTCAACCCAAGGAAGGATTGTGGTTGAAGGTTGAACCGTTGTAA